From one Rhodamnia argentea isolate NSW1041297 chromosome 1, ASM2092103v1, whole genome shotgun sequence genomic stretch:
- the LOC115750334 gene encoding pentatricopeptide repeat-containing protein At5g43790: MFPLSSLSTLPVIQLLDKCITLRAFKQVHAQAITSGLAVHTYPLSRILLISSALSLSYALSIFNQIPHPTIFLFNTLISSIINHKYHTHIAFSLYNRILSHKTIAPNSFTYPSLFKACGSSEWAEHGRALHTHVLKFLEPPYDHFVQSSLLVFYAKLGQVGTSRHLFNEISNPDLATWNSILTAYARNNDSTCDGVLTDGVATLSLECFNLFRELQGSKVRPNEVTLVAVISACANLGALAQGVWVHAYLRKHNLQLNLFVATALIDMYSKCGCLDLAYQLFILLPQRDVFCYNAMIGGFGIHGFGHQALDLFDKIKVEGLIPDDVTFIVTLSACSHVGLVEEGRRVFNSMKEIFEIEPKLEHYSCLVDLLGRVGQLMEAEEIVRDMPMKPNAVVWRSLLGAAKVHGNLEMGEVALKKLLQLEPETSGNYVLLSNLYARMNRWEDVNKVRRLMKDRTVNKFPGSSLVEIGGAMHEFLTGDRTHPRSDEVHFKLDDINRALRAYGHKPSTGDVLFDIEEEEKEDALSYHSERLAIALALIASDSRVPIRVIKNLRVCSDCHASTKLISLIYNREIIVRDRSRFHYFREGTCSCSDYW; encoded by the coding sequence ATGTTCCCCCTATCCTCTTTATCCACTCTTCCAGTTATTCAACTTCTAGATAAATGTATTACCTTGAGGGCCTTTAAGCAAGTTCATGCACAAGCCATAACATCGGGTCTGGCAGTCCACACATACCCCCTCAGCCGTATCCTTCTCATATCATCAGCTTTATCCTTAAGTTATGCGCTctccatatttaatcaaattccACACCCAACAATCTTCTTATTCAACACACTCATCTCTTCAATAATCAACCACAAGTATCATACTCACATAGCCTTTTCTCTTTACAACCGTATTCTGAGTCACAAGACGATTGCACCAAATAGCTTCACTTATCCATCTCTGTTTAAGGCCTGTGGATCTTCTGAGTGGGCGGAGCATGGTCGAGCCTTACACACCCATGTCTTGAAGTTCCTTGAGCCGCCTTATGATCACTTTGTACAGTCTTCCTTGCTTGTTTTTTATGCCAAACTAGGGCAGGTGGGTACCTCTAGACATCTGTTTAATGAGATCAGCAATCCAGATTTAGCTACCTGGAACTCTATCTTAACTGCTTATGCACGTAATAATGATTCCACCTGTGATGGAGTCCTAACTGATGGGGTTGCCACCTTGTCCTTAGAATGCTTCAATTTGTTTAGAGAACTTCAAGGCTCCAAAGTAAGGCCTAACGAAGTTACCCTAGTGGCTGTCATTAGTGCATGTGCTAATTTGGGTGCTCTAGCTCAAGGTGTCTGGGTGCATGCATATCTTAGAAAGCACAATCTTCAGTTGAATCTCTTTGTGGCGACCGCGCTCATAGATATGTACTCCAAGTGTGGATGTTTGGACTTAGCTTACCAATTGTTCATTCTGTTGCCTCAAAGGGATGTATTCTGCTACAATGCGATGATTGGCGGATTTGGAATCCACGGTTTTGGGCATCAGGCGCTTGACTTGTTCGACAAGATCAAAGTTGAGGGCTTAATTCCTGATGATGTGACTTTCATAGTTACACTCTCTGCTTGCTCACATGTTGGGTTGGTAGAAGAAGGTCGGAGAGTTTTCAATTCTATGAAAGAGATTTTCGAGATCGAGCCCAAACTTGAGCATTATAGTTGCTTAGTTGATCTTCTTGGTCGAGTTGGACAACTAATGGAAGCTGAAGAAATAGTTAGGGACATGCCCATGAAGCCAAACGCTGTTGTTTGGAGATCCTTACTTGGGGCTGCGAAAGTTCATGGCAATTTGGAGATGGGAGAAGTTGCACTTAAAAAGTTATTGCAGTTAGAACCCGAGACTAGCGGGAACTATGTTCTCTTATCTAATCTGTATGCTAGAATGAACAGATGGGAAGATGTGAATAAGGTGAGGAGACTCATGAAAGATCGTACTGTCAATAAGTTTCCCGGAAGCAGCTTGGTGGAGATCGGTGGTGCCATGCACGAGTTCCTTACTGGTGACCGAACTCACCCACGGTCAGATGAGGTTCATTTCAAGCTTGATGATATAAATAGAGCATTACGAGCATACGGTCATAAGCCAAGTACTGGAGATGTGCTGTTCGAcatagaggaggaggagaaggaagacGCCTTGTCGTACCACAGTGAGCGGCTCGCGATTGCTCTTGCTCTAATTGCGTCCGATTCCCGCGTTCCTATCCGGGTCATAAAGAACCTCCGGGTCTGTAGTGACTGCCATGCGAGTACCAAGCTTATTTCGTTGATATACAACAGAGAAATCATAGTTAGAGATAGAAGTCGCTTCCATTACTTTAGGGAGGGGACTTGCTCTTGCTCGGATTATTGGTAA